One genomic window of Salvelinus namaycush isolate Seneca chromosome 22, SaNama_1.0, whole genome shotgun sequence includes the following:
- the LOC120017630 gene encoding zinc finger SWIM domain-containing protein 8-like isoform X9 translates to MELMFAEWEDGERFSFEDSDRFEEDSLCSFISEAESLCQNWRGWRKQSAGPNSPTVKIKDGQVIPLVELSAKQVAFHIPFEVVEKVYPPVPEQLQLRIAYWSFPENEEDIRLYSCLANGSPDEFQRGEQLYRMRAVKDPLQIGFHLSATVVSPQAGQSKGAYNVAVMFDRCRITSCSCTCGAGAKWCAHVVALCLFRIHNASAVCLRAPVSESLSRLQRDQLQKFAQYLISELPQQILPTAQRLLDELLSSQSTAINTVCGAPDPTAGPSASDQSTWYLDESTLSDNIKKTLHKFCGPSPVVFSDVNSMYLSSTEPPAAAEWACLLRPLRGREPEGIWNLLSIVREMLKRRDSNAAPLLEILTEQCLTYEQIIGWWYSVRTSASHSSASGHTGRSNGQSEVAAHACASMCDEMVVLWRLAVLDPTMSPHRRLELAAQLKQWHLKVIEIVKRGQHRKSLDKLFQGFKPAVESCYFNWEVAYPLPGITYCSADKKSASFCWARAVQQQRGAKAGLAGDTSELGGGGGRSGSSEGGGGDYKGRSPQQEVAVRPKETIVSKRKGLSAGGGGGVLVRLGGSVSLSLEEGSSKGMYKGAGSSSSTGGKAKIAQGGKSSSGGSGVVGGKHQAAKRRTSSEDSSLEPDMAELSLDDGSSLALGAEASNTFDFTPPPPEMLPSPSPLLREPHKYSGGGKGAGNTPKERAFEGKRVTLAATLPATEPQPAFPTKENTAVIVEAAIAVEKVVNVEAEMNGNEEAAIAGDARPSTSVVTVTAAAAKSPRGARRETGTEAVALPNQAPEGAAEAGAGGDPVGEDDYQAYFLNSANEEGAERVSENNNEEEPDIFAGIKPLEQEGQMEVLFACAEALHAHGYSNDACRLAVELAGDLLANPPDLKVEQPQTKGKKSKVSTSRQTQVATNTLVKTSFLLTVLSERLELHNLAFSTGMFSLELQRPPASTKALEVKLAYQESEVVALLKKIPLGLVEMTSIRDRAEQLRDGNFCDYRPVLPLMLASFIFDVLCTPVVSPTGSRPPSRNRNNEMPGDEELGFEAAVAALGMKTTVSEAEHPLLCEGTRREKGDLALALMITYKDDQSKLKKILDKLLDRESQTHKPQTLSSFYSSKPAASSQRSPSKHATHTAHGHGGATGGVSKHAPNTTAAAGSSSSLQAVAAGGAAGQQAGLAGSGVQNNSTAGECVSEAREQDGVQPASCDQPSEAVPFKPEGTVPSRLALGGRGAYSGRCWGSPVRQKKKHTGMASIDSSAPETTSDSSPTLSRRPLRGGWAAASWGRGQDSDSISSSSSDSLGSSSSSGSRRAGGGARAKSTDTSRYKGRRPECHAPHVPNQPSEAAAHFYFELAKTVLIKAGGNSSTSIFTQPSASGGHQGPHRNLHLCAFEIGLYALGLHNFVSPNWLSRTYSSHVSWITGQAMEIGSAALNILVECWDGHLTPPEVASLADRASRARDPNMVRAAAELALSCLPHAHALNPNEIQRALVQCKEQDNVMLEKACMAVEEAAKGGGVYPEVLFEVAHQWYWLYEQTVGGGSGAQREGPGRCGANGGAGRRPPETGHGVMDNIGNMDSSGVATVTASVTAATVVPVISVGSTIYQSHALPGSAMAHPHTQGLHPYTTIQAHLPTVCTPQYLGHPLQHVPRPTVFPVSGGAYPQGMHPAFIGAQYPFSVATGPHPPMAATAVTFPGVPVPSMTQIAVHPYHTETGLPLSTTVAGGVHSGATIQAIQGSSLPGMSSQPVSLVSAPFPSEDEQHSQPISQQGLHYLHSAYRVGMLALEMLGRRAHNDHPNNFSRSPPYTEDVKWLLGLAARLGVNYVYQFCVGAAKGVLSPFVLQEIIMEALQRLNPAHIHAHLRTPAFHQLVQRCQQAYLQYIHHRLIHLTPADYDDFVNIIRSARGAFCLTPVGMMQFNDVLQNLKRGKQTKELWQRISLEMATFSP, encoded by the exons GCTGTACTCGTGTCTGGCTAACGGCAGCCCTGATGAGTTCCAGCGAGGGGAGCAGCTGTACAGGATGAGGGCTGTCAAAGACCCTCTGCAGATAG gttTCCACCTCAGTGCCACCGTGGTGTCGCCCCAGGCTGGCCAATCAAAAGGGGCGTACAATGTGGCTGTCATGTTCGACCGCTGCCGCATCACTTCCTGCAGTTGCACCTGTGGAGCCGGGGCCAAGTGGTGCGCCCATGTGGTGGCCCTCTGCCTCTTCAGGATCCACAAC GCGTCTGCAGTGTGCTTGCGAGCCCCCGTGTCAGAGTCCCTGTCCCGGCTGCAGAGGGACCAGCTGCAGAAGTTTGCCCAGTACCTCATCAGTGAGCTTCCCCAACAG ATTTTGCCCACAGCCCAGAGGCTCCTGGATGAGCTCCTGTCCTCCCAGTCCACAGCCATCAACACAGTGTGTGGGGCTCCCG ACCCCACTGCTGGCCCCTCAGCCTCTGATCAGAGCACCTGGTATCTAGATGAGTCTACGCTCAGTGACAACATCAAGAAGACTCTGCACAAGTTCTGTggcccctctcctgttgtcttcaG TGACGTCAACTCCATGTACCTGTCATCCACGGAGCCTCCGGCGGCGGCAGAGTGGGCGTGTCTGCTGAGGCCGCTGAGGGGGCGGGAGCCCGAGGGGATCTGGAACCTCCTGTCCATCGTCAGGGAGATGCTCAAGAGGAGAGACAGCAATGCTGCACCCCTACTAGAGATCCTCACTGAGCAGTGTCTCACTTATGAACAG ATCATTGGCTGGTGGTACAGCGTGCGTACGTCGGCATCCCACAGCAGTGCCAGCGGGCACACGGGGCGCAGTAACGGGCAGTCGGAGGTGGCAGCCCACGCCTGCGCCAGCATGTGTGATGAGATGGTCGTTCTGTGGAGGCTGGCTGTCCTAGACCCCACCATGAGCCCTCATAG GCGTTTGGAGCTGGCTGCCCAGCTCAAGCAGTGGCATCTGAAAGTGATTGAGATCGTGAAGCGAGGACAACACCGCAAGTCCCTGGACAAACTGTTCCAGGGCTTCAAGCCAGCCGTGGAGTCCTGCTACTTCAACTGGGAGGTGGCCTACCCACTGCCAGGCATCACCTACTGCAGTGCAGACAAGAAGAGCGCTTCCTTCTGCTGGGCCAGGGCAGTGCAGCAGCAGAGAGGGGCCAAGGCTGGCCTGGCTGGAGACACCTCTGAacttggaggaggaggggggagatctGGCAGCTCTGAGGGAGGTGGGGGAGACTACAAGGGTAGAAGTCCCCAACAAGAAGTGGCGGTCAGGCCCAAAGAGACCATCGTGAGCAAAAGGAAGGGGTTGTCGGCCGGGGGCGGAGGAGGGGTCCTAGTGCGGCTAGGGggcagtgtgtctctctctctagaggAGGGCAGTAGTAAGGGGATGTACAAAGGCGCAGGTTCCTCCTCGTCCACTGGGGGCAAGGCTAAGATAGCCCAGGGGGGCAAGTCGTCCTCTGGGGGATCAGGAGTGGTAGGGGGAAAACACCAAGCGGCCAAGCGGCGCACCAGCAGTGAGGACAGCTCCCTCGAGCCTGACATGGCCGAGCTGAGCCTGGATGATGGCTCCAGTCTGGCGCTGGGTGCTGAGGCCAGCAACACCTTTGACTTCACGCCCCCGCCGCCTGAGATGCTGCCCTCACCAAGCCCGCTACTCAGAGAGCCACACAAATACAGTGGGGGAGGGAAAGGGGCCGGAAACACGCCCAAGGAGCGCGCCTTCGAGGGCAAACGGGTCACCCTTGCTGCCACCCTGCCTGCCACTGAGCCCCAGCCCGCCTTCCCCACCAAAGAGAACACTGCTGTCATCGTGGAAGCAGCCATTGCTGTGGAGAAGGTGGTGAATGTGGAGGCGGAGATGAATGGAAATGAGGAGGCGGCCATCGCTGGAGACGCTCGGCCCTCCACCTCGGTTGTTACCGTGACTGCAGCTGCTGCCAAGTCACCGCGTGGTGCCCGCCGAGAAACTGGCACCGAAGCCGTAGCCCTGCCCAATCAGGCCCCAGAGGGAGCAGCAGAAGCAGGGGCAGGAGGAGACCCTGTAGGAGAGGATGACTACCAGGCCTACTTTCTGAATTCAGCTAAtgaggagggggcagagagagtgtCAGAGAACAACAATGAGGAGGAACCAGACATCTTTGCTGGGATCAAGCCACTGGAGCAGGAGGGCCAGATGGAGGTGCTGTTTGCGTGTGCAGAGGCCCTCCACGCTCACGGCTACAGCAACGATGCCTGCAGACTGGCAGTGGAGCTGGCTGGAGACCTGCTGGCCAACCCTCCAGACCTGAAGGTGGAGCAGCCCCAGACCAAGGGCAAGAAGAGCAAGGTGTCCACCAGCAGGCAGACCCAGGTGGCCACCAACACCCTGGTTAAGACCTCCTTCCTGCTGACGGTGCTGAGCGAGAGGCTGGAGCTTCACAACCTGGCCTTCAGCACGGGTATGTTCTCTCTGGAGCTGCAGAGGCCCCCAGCCTCCACCAAGGCCCTGGAGGTCAAGCTTGCCTACCAGGAGTCAGAGGTGGTGGCTCTGCTGAAGAAAATCCCTCTGGGCCTGGTGGAGATGACGTCCATACGGGACAGGGCCGAGCAGCTCCGAGACGGGAACTTCTGTGACTACAGGCCCGTCCTGCCCCTCATGCTGGCCAGCTTCATATTTGATGTGCTGTGTACCCCTG TTGTGTCCCCCACAGGTTCCCGTCCGCCTAGCCGTAATCGGAACAACGAGATGCCTGGAGATGAGGAGCTGGGCTTTGAGGCGGCTGTAGCAGCACTGG GTATGAAGACCACAGTGAGCGAGGCAGAGcatcctctgctgtgtgaggggaccaggagagagaaaggagacttGGCTCTGGCCCTCATGATCACATACAAGGATGACCAGAGCAAGCTGAAAAAG ATCCTGGACAAGCTGCTGGACAGAGAGAGCCAGACCCACAAGCCCCAGACCCTGAGCTCCTTCTACTCCAGCAAGCCAGCTGCCAGCAGCCAAAGGAGCCCGTCCAAGCACGCTACCCACACTGCTCACGGACACGGAGGTGCCACCGGAGGGGTGTCCAAACATGCCCCCAACACCACAGCTGCAGCCgggtcctcctcctccttgcaAGCGGTGGCTGCTGGGGGGGCGGCAGGACAGCAGGCGGGTCTGGCGGGCAGTGGGGTGCAGAACAACTCCACAGCCGGAGAGTGTGTCAGTGAGGCCAGAGAGCAAG ATGGCGTCCAGCCTGCGTCATGTGACCAGCCGAGTGAGGCTGTCCCATTCAAGCCAGAGGGCACAGTGCCGAGCCGCTTGGCGCTGGGAGGACGGGGGGCATACAGCGGGCGCTGCTGGGGCTCTCCTGTCCGCCAGAAGAAGAAACACACAG GCATGGCGAGTATCGACAGCAGTGCTCCTGAGACCACCTCAGACAGCTCCCCCACCCTTAGTCGACGCCCACTCAGAGGGGGCTGGGCCGCAGCTTCCTGGGGGAGGGGCCAAGACAGTGACAGCATCAGCAGCTCCTCTTCTGATTCGCTAGGCTCCTCCTCATCCAGTGGCTCTCGCAGGGCCGGAGGCGGAGCTAGAGCAAAGAGCACAGACACCAGCAG GTATAAAGGGCGTCGTCCCGAGTGCCATGCACCACATGTGCCCAACCAACCGTCGGAGGCGGCGGCCCACTTCTACTTCGAGCTGGCCAAGACCGTGCTGATCAAGGCCGGGGGCAACAGCTCCACCTCCATCTTCACCCAGCCCTCAGCCAGTGGAGGCCACCAGGGGCCCCACCGCAACTTGCACCTCTGTGCCTTTGAGATCGGCCTGTACGCCCTAGGCCTGCACAACTTTGTCTCACCTAACTGGCTCTCCAGGACCTACTCCTCCCACGTCTCCTGGATCACAG gCCAGGCCATGGAGATCGGCAGTGCTGCCCTCAACATCCTGGTGGAATGCTGGGACGGGCACCTCACCCCTCCCGAGGTGGCATCACTGGCCGACAGAGCATCACGGGCGCGGGATCCTAACATGGTTCGCGCTGCGGCTGAGCTGGCCCTAAGCTGCCTGCCCCATGCACACGCCCTCAACCCCAATGAGATCCAGAGGGCCCTGGTGCAGTGCAAGGAACAG gACAACGTGATGCTAGAGAAAGCCTGTATGGCTGTAGAGGAGGCAGCCAAGGGGGGCGGTGTGTACCCTGAGGTTCTGTTTGAGGTGGCCCACCAGTGGTACTGGCTCTATGAGCAGACAGTAGGAGGGGGGTCAGGGGCCCAGCGTGAAGGCCCGGGACGCTGTGGGGCCAACGGTGGAGCTGGAAGGAGGCCCCCAGAGACGGGCCACGGTGTAATGGACAACATTGGCAACATGGATTCCTCCGGCGTCGCTACGGTGACGGCCTCAGTGACAGCAGCGACTGTGGTGCCCGTCATCTCTGTGGGCTCCACCATCTACCAATCACACGCCCTTCCCGGCTCGGCCATGGCCCACCCCCACACCCAGGGCCTGCACCCCTACACCACCATCCAGGCCCACCTACCCACAGTCTGCACCCCCCAGTACCTGGGGCACCCACTGCAGCACGTCCCCCGGCCCACTGTATTCCCTGTGTCAGGGGGTGCCTACCCACAG GGAATGCACCCGGCCTTTATCGGTGCCCAGTACCCGTTCTCAGTGGCCACTGGCCCCCATCCGCCCATGGCAGCGACAGCGGTCACCTTCCCCGGTGTTCCCGTGCCGTCCATGACCCAGATCGCCGTCCACCCCTATCACACCGAGACCGGCCTGCCTCTTAGCACCACTGTAGCAG GTGGCGTCCATTCAGGCGCCACAATCCAGGCCATTCAGGGGTCATCTCTTCCTGGAATGTCTTCTCAGCCTGTCTCATTGGTCAGCGCCCCCTTCCCGTCTGAAGACGAGCAGCATAGCCAGCCAATCAGCCAGCAGGGCCTTCACTACCTGCACTCAGCATACAGAGTTG GCATGCTAGCTTTGGAGATGCTTGGCAGGAGGGCTCACAACGACCATCCCAATAACTTCTCCCGCAGCCCCCCATACACAGAGGACGTCAAGTGGCTCCTGGGCCTGGCTGCACGGCTAG GGGTGAACTACGTGTACCAGTTCTGTGTGGGTGCGGCTAAGGGCGTGCTCAGCCCCTTCGTTCTTCAGGAGATCATCATGGAGGCTCTCCAGAGACTGAACCCCGCCCACATCCATGCCCATCTCCGCACGCCTGCCTTCCACCAACTGGTGCAACGCTGCCAGCAGGCCTACCTACAG TACATCCACCACCGGCTGATCCACCTGACCCCGGCCGACTACGACGACTTTGTCAACATCATCCGCAGCGCCCGCGGGGCCTTCTGCCTGACCCCTGTGGGCATGATGCAGTTCAACGACGTGCTGCAGAACCTGAAGAGGGGCAAGCAGACCAAGGAGCTGTGGCAGCGCATCTCTCTGGAGATGGCCACCTTCTCCCCATGA
- the LOC120017630 gene encoding zinc finger SWIM domain-containing protein 8-like isoform X10, with product MRAVKDPLQIGFHLSATVVSPQAGQSKGAYNVAVMFDRCRITSCSCTCGAGAKWCAHVVALCLFRIHNASAVCLRAPVSESLSRLQRDQLQKFAQYLISELPQQILPTAQRLLDELLSSQSTAINTVCGAPDPTAGPSASDQSTWYLDESTLSDNIKKTLHKFCGPSPVVFSDVNSMYLSSTEPPAAAEWACLLRPLRGREPEGIWNLLSIVREMLKRRDSNAAPLLEILTEQCLTYEQIIGWWYSVRTSASHSSASGHTGRSNGQSEVAAHACASMCDEMVVLWRLAVLDPTMSPHRRLELAAQLKQWHLKVIEIVKRGQHRKSLDKLFQGFKPAVESCYFNWEVAYPLPGITYCSADKKSASFCWARAVQQQRGAKAGLAGDTSELGGGGGRSGSSEGGGGDYKGRSPQQEVAVRPKETIVSKRKGLSAGGGGGVLVRLGGSVSLSLEEGSSKGMYKGAGSSSSTGGKAKIAQGGKSSSGGSGVVGGKHQAAKRRTSSEDSSLEPDMAELSLDDGSSLALGAEASNTFDFTPPPPEMLPSPSPLLREPHKYSGGGKGAGNTPKERAFEGKRVTLAATLPATEPQPAFPTKENTAVIVEAAIAVEKVVNVEAEMNGNEEAAIAGDARPSTSVVTVTAAAAKSPRGARRETGTEAVALPNQAPEGAAEAGAGGDPVGEDDYQAYFLNSANEEGAERVSENNNEEEPDIFAGIKPLEQEGQMEVLFACAEALHAHGYSNDACRLAVELAGDLLANPPDLKVEQPQTKGKKSKVSTSRQTQVATNTLVKTSFLLTVLSERLELHNLAFSTGMFSLELQRPPASTKALEVKLAYQESEVVALLKKIPLGLVEMTSIRDRAEQLRDGNFCDYRPVLPLMLASFIFDVLCTPVVSPTGSRPPSRNRNNEMPGDEELGFEAAVAALGMKTTVSEAEHPLLCEGTRREKGDLALALMITYKDDQSKLKKILDKLLDRESQTHKPQTLSSFYSSKPAASSQRSPSKHATHTAHGHGGATGGVSKHAPNTTAAAGSSSSLQAVAAGGAAGQQAGLAGSGVQNNSTAGECVSEAREQADGVQPASCDQPSEAVPFKPEGTVPSRLALGGRGAYSGRCWGSPVRQKKKHTGMASIDSSAPETTSDSSPTLSRRPLRGGWAAASWGRGQDSDSISSSSSDSLGSSSSSGSRRAGGGARAKSTDTSRYKGRRPECHAPHVPNQPSEAAAHFYFELAKTVLIKAGGNSSTSIFTQPSASGGHQGPHRNLHLCAFEIGLYALGLHNFVSPNWLSRTYSSHVSWITGQAMEIGSAALNILVECWDGHLTPPEVASLADRASRARDPNMVRAAAELALSCLPHAHALNPNEIQRALVQCKEQVHVRYSSVLQKTHRTTHDNVMLEKACMAVEEAAKGGGVYPEVLFEVAHQWYWLYEQTVGGGSGAQREGPGRCGANGGAGRRPPETGHGVMDNIGNMDSSGVATVTASVTAATVVPVISVGSTIYQSHALPGSAMAHPHTQGLHPYTTIQAHLPTVCTPQYLGHPLQHVPRPTVFPVSGGAYPQCVCVPSQGMHPAFIGAQYPFSVATGPHPPMAATAVTFPGVPVPSMTQIAVHPYHTETGLPLSTTVAGAASFSPFYPVGGVHSGATIQAIQGSSLPGMSSQPVSLVSAPFPSEDEQHSQPISQQGLHYLHSAYRVGMLALEMLGRRAHNDHPNNFSRSPPYTEDVKWLLGLAARLGVNYVYQFCVGAAKGVLSPFVLQEIIMEALQRLNPAHIHAHLRTPAFHQLVQRCQQAYLQYIHHRLIHLTPADYDDFVNIIRSARGAFCLTPVGMMQFNDVLQNLKRGKQTKELWQRISLEMATFSP from the exons ATGAGGGCTGTCAAAGACCCTCTGCAGATAG gttTCCACCTCAGTGCCACCGTGGTGTCGCCCCAGGCTGGCCAATCAAAAGGGGCGTACAATGTGGCTGTCATGTTCGACCGCTGCCGCATCACTTCCTGCAGTTGCACCTGTGGAGCCGGGGCCAAGTGGTGCGCCCATGTGGTGGCCCTCTGCCTCTTCAGGATCCACAAC GCGTCTGCAGTGTGCTTGCGAGCCCCCGTGTCAGAGTCCCTGTCCCGGCTGCAGAGGGACCAGCTGCAGAAGTTTGCCCAGTACCTCATCAGTGAGCTTCCCCAACAG ATTTTGCCCACAGCCCAGAGGCTCCTGGATGAGCTCCTGTCCTCCCAGTCCACAGCCATCAACACAGTGTGTGGGGCTCCCG ACCCCACTGCTGGCCCCTCAGCCTCTGATCAGAGCACCTGGTATCTAGATGAGTCTACGCTCAGTGACAACATCAAGAAGACTCTGCACAAGTTCTGTggcccctctcctgttgtcttcaG TGACGTCAACTCCATGTACCTGTCATCCACGGAGCCTCCGGCGGCGGCAGAGTGGGCGTGTCTGCTGAGGCCGCTGAGGGGGCGGGAGCCCGAGGGGATCTGGAACCTCCTGTCCATCGTCAGGGAGATGCTCAAGAGGAGAGACAGCAATGCTGCACCCCTACTAGAGATCCTCACTGAGCAGTGTCTCACTTATGAACAG ATCATTGGCTGGTGGTACAGCGTGCGTACGTCGGCATCCCACAGCAGTGCCAGCGGGCACACGGGGCGCAGTAACGGGCAGTCGGAGGTGGCAGCCCACGCCTGCGCCAGCATGTGTGATGAGATGGTCGTTCTGTGGAGGCTGGCTGTCCTAGACCCCACCATGAGCCCTCATAG GCGTTTGGAGCTGGCTGCCCAGCTCAAGCAGTGGCATCTGAAAGTGATTGAGATCGTGAAGCGAGGACAACACCGCAAGTCCCTGGACAAACTGTTCCAGGGCTTCAAGCCAGCCGTGGAGTCCTGCTACTTCAACTGGGAGGTGGCCTACCCACTGCCAGGCATCACCTACTGCAGTGCAGACAAGAAGAGCGCTTCCTTCTGCTGGGCCAGGGCAGTGCAGCAGCAGAGAGGGGCCAAGGCTGGCCTGGCTGGAGACACCTCTGAacttggaggaggaggggggagatctGGCAGCTCTGAGGGAGGTGGGGGAGACTACAAGGGTAGAAGTCCCCAACAAGAAGTGGCGGTCAGGCCCAAAGAGACCATCGTGAGCAAAAGGAAGGGGTTGTCGGCCGGGGGCGGAGGAGGGGTCCTAGTGCGGCTAGGGggcagtgtgtctctctctctagaggAGGGCAGTAGTAAGGGGATGTACAAAGGCGCAGGTTCCTCCTCGTCCACTGGGGGCAAGGCTAAGATAGCCCAGGGGGGCAAGTCGTCCTCTGGGGGATCAGGAGTGGTAGGGGGAAAACACCAAGCGGCCAAGCGGCGCACCAGCAGTGAGGACAGCTCCCTCGAGCCTGACATGGCCGAGCTGAGCCTGGATGATGGCTCCAGTCTGGCGCTGGGTGCTGAGGCCAGCAACACCTTTGACTTCACGCCCCCGCCGCCTGAGATGCTGCCCTCACCAAGCCCGCTACTCAGAGAGCCACACAAATACAGTGGGGGAGGGAAAGGGGCCGGAAACACGCCCAAGGAGCGCGCCTTCGAGGGCAAACGGGTCACCCTTGCTGCCACCCTGCCTGCCACTGAGCCCCAGCCCGCCTTCCCCACCAAAGAGAACACTGCTGTCATCGTGGAAGCAGCCATTGCTGTGGAGAAGGTGGTGAATGTGGAGGCGGAGATGAATGGAAATGAGGAGGCGGCCATCGCTGGAGACGCTCGGCCCTCCACCTCGGTTGTTACCGTGACTGCAGCTGCTGCCAAGTCACCGCGTGGTGCCCGCCGAGAAACTGGCACCGAAGCCGTAGCCCTGCCCAATCAGGCCCCAGAGGGAGCAGCAGAAGCAGGGGCAGGAGGAGACCCTGTAGGAGAGGATGACTACCAGGCCTACTTTCTGAATTCAGCTAAtgaggagggggcagagagagtgtCAGAGAACAACAATGAGGAGGAACCAGACATCTTTGCTGGGATCAAGCCACTGGAGCAGGAGGGCCAGATGGAGGTGCTGTTTGCGTGTGCAGAGGCCCTCCACGCTCACGGCTACAGCAACGATGCCTGCAGACTGGCAGTGGAGCTGGCTGGAGACCTGCTGGCCAACCCTCCAGACCTGAAGGTGGAGCAGCCCCAGACCAAGGGCAAGAAGAGCAAGGTGTCCACCAGCAGGCAGACCCAGGTGGCCACCAACACCCTGGTTAAGACCTCCTTCCTGCTGACGGTGCTGAGCGAGAGGCTGGAGCTTCACAACCTGGCCTTCAGCACGGGTATGTTCTCTCTGGAGCTGCAGAGGCCCCCAGCCTCCACCAAGGCCCTGGAGGTCAAGCTTGCCTACCAGGAGTCAGAGGTGGTGGCTCTGCTGAAGAAAATCCCTCTGGGCCTGGTGGAGATGACGTCCATACGGGACAGGGCCGAGCAGCTCCGAGACGGGAACTTCTGTGACTACAGGCCCGTCCTGCCCCTCATGCTGGCCAGCTTCATATTTGATGTGCTGTGTACCCCTG TTGTGTCCCCCACAGGTTCCCGTCCGCCTAGCCGTAATCGGAACAACGAGATGCCTGGAGATGAGGAGCTGGGCTTTGAGGCGGCTGTAGCAGCACTGG GTATGAAGACCACAGTGAGCGAGGCAGAGcatcctctgctgtgtgaggggaccaggagagagaaaggagacttGGCTCTGGCCCTCATGATCACATACAAGGATGACCAGAGCAAGCTGAAAAAG ATCCTGGACAAGCTGCTGGACAGAGAGAGCCAGACCCACAAGCCCCAGACCCTGAGCTCCTTCTACTCCAGCAAGCCAGCTGCCAGCAGCCAAAGGAGCCCGTCCAAGCACGCTACCCACACTGCTCACGGACACGGAGGTGCCACCGGAGGGGTGTCCAAACATGCCCCCAACACCACAGCTGCAGCCgggtcctcctcctccttgcaAGCGGTGGCTGCTGGGGGGGCGGCAGGACAGCAGGCGGGTCTGGCGGGCAGTGGGGTGCAGAACAACTCCACAGCCGGAGAGTGTGTCAGTGAGGCCAGAGAGCAAG CAGATGGCGTCCAGCCTGCGTCATGTGACCAGCCGAGTGAGGCTGTCCCATTCAAGCCAGAGGGCACAGTGCCGAGCCGCTTGGCGCTGGGAGGACGGGGGGCATACAGCGGGCGCTGCTGGGGCTCTCCTGTCCGCCAGAAGAAGAAACACACAG GCATGGCGAGTATCGACAGCAGTGCTCCTGAGACCACCTCAGACAGCTCCCCCACCCTTAGTCGACGCCCACTCAGAGGGGGCTGGGCCGCAGCTTCCTGGGGGAGGGGCCAAGACAGTGACAGCATCAGCAGCTCCTCTTCTGATTCGCTAGGCTCCTCCTCATCCAGTGGCTCTCGCAGGGCCGGAGGCGGAGCTAGAGCAAAGAGCACAGACACCAGCAG GTATAAAGGGCGTCGTCCCGAGTGCCATGCACCACATGTGCCCAACCAACCGTCGGAGGCGGCGGCCCACTTCTACTTCGAGCTGGCCAAGACCGTGCTGATCAAGGCCGGGGGCAACAGCTCCACCTCCATCTTCACCCAGCCCTCAGCCAGTGGAGGCCACCAGGGGCCCCACCGCAACTTGCACCTCTGTGCCTTTGAGATCGGCCTGTACGCCCTAGGCCTGCACAACTTTGTCTCACCTAACTGGCTCTCCAGGACCTACTCCTCCCACGTCTCCTGGATCACAG gCCAGGCCATGGAGATCGGCAGTGCTGCCCTCAACATCCTGGTGGAATGCTGGGACGGGCACCTCACCCCTCCCGAGGTGGCATCACTGGCCGACAGAGCATCACGGGCGCGGGATCCTAACATGGTTCGCGCTGCGGCTGAGCTGGCCCTAAGCTGCCTGCCCCATGCACACGCCCTCAACCCCAATGAGATCCAGAGGGCCCTGGTGCAGTGCAAGGAACAGGTACATGTCCGGTACTCTTCAGTTCTGCAGAAGACACATCGGACTACTCAT gACAACGTGATGCTAGAGAAAGCCTGTATGGCTGTAGAGGAGGCAGCCAAGGGGGGCGGTGTGTACCCTGAGGTTCTGTTTGAGGTGGCCCACCAGTGGTACTGGCTCTATGAGCAGACAGTAGGAGGGGGGTCAGGGGCCCAGCGTGAAGGCCCGGGACGCTGTGGGGCCAACGGTGGAGCTGGAAGGAGGCCCCCAGAGACGGGCCACGGTGTAATGGACAACATTGGCAACATGGATTCCTCCGGCGTCGCTACGGTGACGGCCTCAGTGACAGCAGCGACTGTGGTGCCCGTCATCTCTGTGGGCTCCACCATCTACCAATCACACGCCCTTCCCGGCTCGGCCATGGCCCACCCCCACACCCAGGGCCTGCACCCCTACACCACCATCCAGGCCCACCTACCCACAGTCTGCACCCCCCAGTACCTGGGGCACCCACTGCAGCACGTCCCCCGGCCCACTGTATTCCCTGTGTCAGGGGGTGCCTACCCACAG tgtgtatgtgtgccctcTCAGGGAATGCACCCGGCCTTTATCGGTGCCCAGTACCCGTTCTCAGTGGCCACTGGCCCCCATCCGCCCATGGCAGCGACAGCGGTCACCTTCCCCGGTGTTCCCGTGCCGTCCATGACCCAGATCGCCGTCCACCCCTATCACACCGAGACCGGCCTGCCTCTTAGCACCACTGTAGCAG GAGCCGCATCTTTTTCCCCTTTCTATCCAGTAGGTGGCGTCCATTCAGGCGCCACAATCCAGGCCATTCAGGGGTCATCTCTTCCTGGAATGTCTTCTCAGCCTGTCTCATTGGTCAGCGCCCCCTTCCCGTCTGAAGACGAGCAGCATAGCCAGCCAATCAGCCAGCAGGGCCTTCACTACCTGCACTCAGCATACAGAGTTG GCATGCTAGCTTTGGAGATGCTTGGCAGGAGGGCTCACAACGACCATCCCAATAACTTCTCCCGCAGCCCCCCATACACAGAGGACGTCAAGTGGCTCCTGGGCCTGGCTGCACGGCTAG GGGTGAACTACGTGTACCAGTTCTGTGTGGGTGCGGCTAAGGGCGTGCTCAGCCCCTTCGTTCTTCAGGAGATCATCATGGAGGCTCTCCAGAGACTGAACCCCGCCCACATCCATGCCCATCTCCGCACGCCTGCCTTCCACCAACTGGTGCAACGCTGCCAGCAGGCCTACCTACAG TACATCCACCACCGGCTGATCCACCTGACCCCGGCCGACTACGACGACTTTGTCAACATCATCCGCAGCGCCCGCGGGGCCTTCTGCCTGACCCCTGTGGGCATGATGCAGTTCAACGACGTGCTGCAGAACCTGAAGAGGGGCAAGCAGACCAAGGAGCTGTGGCAGCGCATCTCTCTGGAGATGGCCACCTTCTCCCCATGA